The proteins below are encoded in one region of Manis pentadactyla isolate mManPen7 chromosome 2, mManPen7.hap1, whole genome shotgun sequence:
- the KCNF1 gene encoding potassium voltage-gated channel subfamily F member 1 — MDGAEERSLPEPGSQGSRAGDDIEIVVNVGGVRQVLYGDLLSRYPETRLAELMNCLAGGYDTIFSLCDDYDPGKREFYFDRDPDAFKCVIEVYYFGEVHMKKGICPICFKNEMDFWKVDLKFLDDCCKSHLSEKREELEEIARRVQLILDDLGVDAAEGRWRRCQKCVWKFLEKPESSCPARVVAVLSFLLILISSVVMCMGTIPELQVLDAEGNRVEHPTLENVETACIGWFTLEYLLRLFSSPNKLHFALSFMNIVDVLAILPFYVSLTLTHLGARMMELTKVQQAVQALRIMRIARIFKLARHSSGLQTLTYALKRSFKELGLLLMYLAVGIFVFSALGYTMEQSHPETLFKSIPQSFWWAIITMTTVGYGDIYPKTTLGKLNAAISFLCGVIAIALPIHPIINNFVRYYNKQRVLETAAKHELELMELNSTGSGEGEAGGSRSDLDNLPPEPSGKEGLSWGSRLKISHSDTFIPLLTEEKHHRTRLQSCK, encoded by the coding sequence ATGGACGGGGCCGAGGAGCGCAGCCTCCCGGAGCCGGGCAGCCAGGGCTCCCGGGCCGGCGATGACATCGAGATCGTGGTCAACGTGGGGGGCGTACGGCAGGTGCTGTACGGAGACCTGCTCAGCCGGTACCCCGAGACGCGACTGGCGGAGCTCATGAACTGCTTGGCGGGGGGCTACGacaccatcttctccctgtgcGACGACTACGACCCCGGGAAGCGCGAGTTCTACTTCGACAGGGACCCGGACGCGTTCAAGTGTGTCATTGAGGTGTACTATTTCGGGGAGGTCCACATGAAGAAGGGGATCTGCCCCATCTGCTTCAAGAACGAGATGGACTTCTGGAAGGTGGACCTCAAGTTCCTGGACGACTGCTGCAAGAGCCACCTGAGCGAGAAGCGCGAGGAGCTGGAGGAGATCGCGCGCCGCGTGCAGCTCATCCTGGACGACCTGGGCGTGGACGCCGCCGAGGGCCGCTGGCGGCGCTGTCAGAAGTGCGTCTGGAAGTTCCTGGAGAAGCCCGAGTCGTCATGCCCGGCGCGGGTGGTGGCCGTGCTGTCCTTCCTGCTCATCCTCATCTCGTCGGTGGTCATGTGCATGGGCACCATCCCCGAGCTGCAGGTGCTGGACGCCGAGGGCAACCGCGTGGAGCACCCCACGCTGGAGAACGTGGAGACGGCGTGCATCGGCTGGTTCACGCTGGAGTACCTGCTGCGCCTCTTCTCCTCGCCCAACAAGCTGCACTTCGCCTTGTCCTTCATGAACATCGTGGACGTGCTGGCCATCCTGCCCTTCTACGTGAGCCTCACGCTCACGCACCTGGGCGCCCGCATGATGGAGCTGACCAAAGTGCAGCAGGCAGTGCAGGCCCTGCGGATCATGCGCATCGCCCGCATCTTCAAGCTGGCGCGCCACTCCTCGGGCCTGCAGACCCTCACCTATGCCCTCAAGCGAAGCTTTAAGGAACTGGGGCTATTGCTTATGTATCTGGctgtgggcatctttgtcttctcTGCCCTGGGCTACACCATGGAGCAGAGCCACCCTGAGACCCTGTTTAAGAGCATCCCCCAGTCCTTCTGGTGGGCCATCATCACCATGACCACGGTGGGCTATGGCGACATCTACCCCAAGACCACGCTGGGCAAGCTCAATGCAGCCATCAGTTTCCTGTGTGGGGTCATTGCCATCGCCCTGCCCATCCACCCCATCATCAACAACTTCGTCAGGTACTACAACAAGCAGCGGGTCCTGGAGACGGCAGCCAAGCATGAGCTGGAGCTGATGGAGCTCAACTCTACCGGTTCAGGTGAGGGCGAGGCAGGGGGCTCCCGCAGCGACCTGGACAACCTCCCGCCAGAGCCCTCTGGGAAGGAGGGGCTGAGCTGGGGCAGCCGCCTGAAGATCTCCCACAGTGACACCTTCATCCCCCTCCTGACTGAGGAGAAGCACCATAGGACCAGGCTCCAGAGTTGCAAGTGA